A DNA window from Janibacter sp. A1S7 contains the following coding sequences:
- a CDS encoding class I SAM-dependent methyltransferase, with the protein MSIHWSEDGVERSAPWHSENGMPPPVRVVVVDDTIRADAAYRLARKGTGLLWRGDYHNARQLLKAMDRRVQKAAARSRGAGTDFAAHRAERAERSRVLGMLVVELAADHSLRLRRAPDVRGACRLAYGDPPGPVCVALQELLGVIGAHQWWTKGVPVPALGASVHPGYGVFSPVRGEYVDLVADAPLPKTAPTVFDVGTGTGVLAAVLARRGAGRVVATDISHRAVVAARETMTGLGLDGTVDVIETDLFPPGRADLVVCNPPWLPGEPTSTLEVGIYDPDSDMLRRFLGGLGAHLEPGGEGWLVLSDVAVHLGLRTPEELLTLIADAGLRVAGRVDTTPRHSRATDPADSLHAARRAEVTSLWRLVPART; encoded by the coding sequence ATGTCGATCCACTGGAGCGAGGACGGCGTGGAGCGTTCCGCCCCGTGGCACTCGGAGAACGGCATGCCCCCGCCCGTCCGGGTGGTGGTCGTCGACGACACGATCCGTGCGGATGCCGCGTACCGCCTGGCCCGGAAGGGCACCGGATTGCTCTGGCGGGGGGACTACCACAACGCCCGTCAACTGCTGAAGGCGATGGACCGACGGGTGCAGAAGGCCGCCGCGCGGAGCCGCGGTGCCGGGACGGATTTCGCCGCCCACCGCGCTGAGCGTGCCGAGCGCTCCCGCGTGCTCGGCATGCTCGTCGTCGAGCTGGCGGCCGATCACTCACTGCGGCTGCGTCGGGCCCCCGATGTGCGCGGAGCCTGTCGACTGGCCTACGGCGACCCCCCGGGCCCCGTGTGCGTTGCTCTGCAGGAGCTGCTCGGCGTGATCGGCGCACACCAGTGGTGGACGAAGGGGGTGCCCGTCCCGGCGCTCGGGGCGAGCGTCCACCCGGGGTACGGGGTCTTCTCGCCGGTGCGCGGTGAGTACGTCGACCTCGTCGCCGATGCGCCGCTCCCGAAGACGGCGCCCACGGTCTTCGACGTCGGGACGGGCACCGGGGTGCTGGCGGCAGTCCTGGCCCGCCGCGGTGCCGGCCGGGTGGTCGCCACGGACATCAGCCACCGGGCAGTGGTCGCCGCGCGCGAGACGATGACCGGGTTGGGTCTCGATGGCACCGTGGACGTCATCGAGACCGATCTCTTCCCTCCGGGACGCGCGGACCTGGTCGTGTGCAACCCGCCGTGGCTGCCGGGGGAGCCGACCTCGACGCTGGAGGTCGGGATCTATGACCCCGACTCCGACATGCTGCGCCGATTCCTCGGCGGGCTCGGCGCTCACCTCGAGCCCGGGGGCGAAGGGTGGCTGGTCCTCTCCGACGTGGCCGTGCACCTCGGCCTGCGCACCCCCGAGGAGCTCCTGACGTTGATCGCCGACGCCGGTCTGCGGGTCGCCGGCCGGGTGGACACCACGCCCCGCCACTCCCGGGCCACCGACCCCGCGGACTCTCTCCACGCCGCGCGCAGGGCGGAGGTCACGTCCCTGTGGCGGCTCGTGCCGGCCCGCACCTGA